The region aatggggTATGAAGGTCAGAATTTGAGGCATCTCTAGCAAATATCCCTATTATGCCCAAAATAATACCACCAGCCCACTTGTTGGGCTGCTGTAGAGCTTCACAAATGGGTACCAGGAGAGCTTATCAGAAGGAAGATGCTAATTGCAGACATTATTATTTACTAAGCAAAAATCCTTCTCTCCTTTCCAGCCCTTGCCCCCTTCTATCATTACACGCAAACGGTTTTCTGTGTCTAAGATCATAGACCTCAGAACTCACAAAAGGTTTTCTGCCATCCAATCCTTTTAAAGCCGTTGTCAAACACATTGATGCCAATATTCCTGCCAGCAGGGACAGCTGGTCCTGCTATCTCTTTATTGTGACAGTAAGAAAAATTGAGGCAGCGCAGAAAGTTTAAAAGCCAGCATGATTGCATTTGGCTGTCTAGTTTCAGATTTCTAAAGCTCTTTTTAATCAGCAGAAGATAATTGGTCTGGTTTGTGGGCATGTTGCATACAGCAGCTTTTAGGGATATAGTAAGATCTGTGGATGCTCCTCTGTCTAGAAAATGCAGGCCTGTGGTTTAGGAGCCACTCGTAAGCACCCAGACGTGACACTTCTGACCTGCTGCACCACTCTAGAGTTGCAGGGTGAGTTAAAGGGGCAAAACAACCGAGACAATTTTCTAACAGTCTCCTCTGAGTGTGTGACGGACAGGAGAGATTCTGGGATGGGTGACACTATCTGTGTGATGCTGAGTGACAGATGGCACAGCAGatccaaagcacagaaaatatgaaTAAGGCCCTCGTCTCATACTGCCTATTTTTATTATCTCCTCCCACGTGTGTGAAGTGGTTGTGATTTTTCCCAGACATACTCCCTGGTTTTCAGTTTCCTGGGGAGAAAAATCCTTTCTGCCCAAAAGCCCAGAGCCTAGAAGCCAGATTCAGCCTTGTGAACAGAGCTAGATATAGTaagtgagaaaaataagtgcctgtgtgtgcacaggAGATGTCCTTTGACTTCCTGCTGTCTGCTAGAGTCTACTCCTTGCTCCCAACTGATTGTTATTGCACCAAGATTGCAAAGTGAAGGATGCATTTGCCTCTGTGGCTTCAAGGCAGGGCAGACTCAGCACCTGCTCTGCAAGGCCACCACGCAGGCTCACAAACTGCAGGGAGAAGGGGTTTCTCTTACCAGCCCCAGGTGGTTGCACGAGAAATTGATATTCGTCAGGGTGGTGTTCTGAGCCAGGACCTGGGAGAAAACCGTAGCAGTTGGCTCTGACAGGTTATTGCTGCCCAGATGGATGGACTTCAGGGTGGTGTTGGTCAGCAGGGCATGGCCAATCGCCTCCCCGCCTTTGTCCTCCAGGCAGTTAAGGCGCAGATTCAGAGAGGTCAGGGTGGAGTTCTCAGCAAGGGCTTGAGCAAGAGCCTGAGCCCCCTCGTGATGGATCTGGTTGTTGCACAGATCGAGGGTTTCTAATCTGCTGCAGTTGATCAGCTTGCCAACAGCTTGTGCCCCCTTGTCCCTGATGAGGTTGTGGGACAAATTCAGCTCCACCAAGCATGGGTGATCCAGCAAGTTACGGACCAGCAGCCTGGTTTGGTTGTCATCCACTTTGCTTCGTGTCAGCTTGAAAACCTGTGGGGATAAAGGACAGGGACACTGAAACAGTCAGCGCTTTGGATTGAGCTTTGTACAAGACCTCAAGGGAGTTAAGCATATGGTCCGCCAGACAGGATTCATCTCCCTTCACTTTGGACAACTTTAGCCAGTAGGGTCAAGTACTTGCTTTTATAGTGGGCAGGTACTTCCAGCAGGCAGGGCATGCCCACTGATGTTCCATGCCTGTTCTAGGGAGAAATGGTTAATCTCCTGGGAATGCCTGTTCCTCTCCTATGACTCCATGTGACCTCTGACACAGGGGGCTAAATTAAAACAAGATAAAGCTGCCCAAACATCTGCAGAGGGTAACAGCAGAACTCACCCCAGATCACAGTTGAACACTGTCTGAATGAGCATGTGCACTGGTGGTAACTACAGTGCTCTTGGTGAATGTCCTGCATGACCAGGGCACCTAATAAACACAGCACAGCTAATTTCTCTTCTGGAAGCCAAGCAGACAAATATTTCCCAAAGCACGTCAGTCTGTGTGGGGACTGTTCAGCTAGCTCACTCTGGCTGCACTTGGGATAGCATTGCCCACTTGTGCTTTGGACGGGATGAGTGTCTGCACTGCAGTTGCCACAGGACTGAAGCTGGCATTAATGCTCAGAAAGAAAAGCCCTCATCACTCTAcagcaaatatatttcctaTGCTCTTCTTGTGGGTCTCTGCTCCACTGGGGCATGTTGGCATGTGTTTGCTGAGTATAACTACTGAAAACTCCTCAGGAAATACTCTCTCTggtcttctcctctcctccctccctgcctcccaGAACTATCTGAGGGGTTAAAACAGGAGTGCCATTTTCTCTCGTGCTACAGGGAACATGTTTTGTGGGAGCAAATATTCATCTCAATTCATCTCATCAACCCTCTGACAACCTATTCTAACAAGGACATATACAGAACAAGATACTCATCCCTAGGCCAGCAAGTCAACATTTCTGCACTCTGCCGGGCTGCAACTTGAAAAAGGAAGGGTGTAGCCAGAAAGTAAAACTGATCCCTATGCTTCTAGCCCCAGGCAATTTGAAGATCTAGCTGAGGAAGGAAGGTTCAGGTTTGGTTTTCCAACCCTGTCGATTCTGTGGTTATGTTACTTTCAAGTTGTGGCACTTCTTCAAGGCAACAGCCAGGTTGCAGCAGTCCTGGTGGGTGAAGTCAAAGAGGTTCCATTCAAAGTTCATGCCGCAGTCCTTCATGCCATAAGTGAGATGAAGCTCTTCAAGGTGAGGGAGAGCAGTAATGAGGACTCCTATGTCATAGTGATGCATGGAGACCTCGTCATCTCCAAAATCACTCCCTGTATCATCATCATCCATCTCCTCCTTTTGATCCACCTGCAGAGGTGGCAGGAACTGATCAACCTCCAGTTTCCGCACATAGTCTTTGCAGAGTGGGATGAGCTCTAGGACCTGGTTGGGATCTGTGGAGTTAGGGATGAAACGTTTCACAACGTTCTCCAGGTGACGTTCCATGAACATCCGTTTCCAGCTGCCTCCATAGTTGGAGATGTCACACACTTGCCAGCGCTCAGTGCAGCACCTCTTCCAGTAGTCCTCATCTCTGATTAGGTTGGCAGTCACTGCGAGTGGAACATCAGTGGAGAGCCTGTCCAGCACCTTTCTTTGGTGTTCAGGCAGAAGATGGTTCAAAACAGGATTCTCTGGAGGGGATAAAAAGGAGAGGTTGGTCTGGGCTGTAGGAACCACAGCTGGCACTGTGGTCCTGCCCAGGCCCCAGCTGTGTGCCCATGCCCTCCCCTATGCTGATCCTGGCTCTCTCCTCAGTTGCCAGCAGCTGGTGCAGAGAGCTAAGCTGGCAGAAAATGTGTAGGATTAATTTCCTAAATTCCTGTGTAGGATTTATAACTTTAACAATAAAACATCAGCATAATTTGGTTTACTCCCATAATATTTGGGAACTGCATCAGAAACTTAGCTCCCAGTTTAAATTTAGTTTGAATGCAGTTTATATTCAGAGCAGGACTTCTGCTCCCAAGAGAACTAATTCAGCCTTGCAGTTATTGGAGAGTTTGGCTTGTCATTTGCTGAACTTTCTCCCTTTAGTTTCTAAGCATATTGAAGGATGACGTTTGAGAACAACTTCAAGCAGTGCCTTTTTATCTTAACTCAGGTGTCTGTCTTACCCCAAATTAATTCCTGTTCCTTTCCACTAAGACACGTTCTTAGCCTTTAGGcctacttttttaaaataaaagttctaTTTTCCCAGGAGCTTTCTCCCTCAGTCTATTTCCCAATGTTCACCCTAATTCTCAGATGGTTTCTGCCTGGTCAAAGTTCTTTGTGgtaagaaatgccaaagaaaaccATGTGTACTCACACCATGAATGCTTGGTAATATATACACAGTAGTACTGACCAACAGAAATCCTGAGTGGAGGGGCCTATCTGTGCATGGGAAATGAGATTTTGAGACACAAAGTGGGGTTACCTTTATATTTCCTCTGTCTCTGTGGCATTTCCTTCCTAAGGACACCCAAAGTTTTACCACAGCTTCTTCCTGTAGTCTATTCTCCAGTGTCCTACAGCTGGCACTGCAGTGACCTTCTCTGCAGTGTCCCATGACACAAGCAGAGGTGGGACACAGAAtcagggaatcacagaatgtcagggttggaagggacctggaaagatcatctagtccaatccccctgccggagcaggaacacccagatgaggctacacaggaaggtgtccaggtgggttttgaatgtctccagaggaggagactccacaacccccctgggcagccttttccagtgtctgtcaccctcattgagaagaaggttcttctcatatttaagtggaacctcctgtgttccagtttatacccattggcCCTTGCCTTATCATTGGttatcactgagaagagcctggctccatcctcgtgacactcacccttcacatatttataaacattaataaggtcacccctcagtctcctccaagctaaagagacccagctccctcagcctttcctcataagggagatgctccactcccttaatcatctttgttgccctgcgctggactctctccagcagttccctgtcctactggaactgagaggcccagaactggacacaatagtccagatgcggtctcactaCCACACACGTGGGCAGAACTTTGCTTGGGCTCATTCAGGCCACAGCAGCAGGCAAGATGCAGCTGCACAGCTCAGGGAATGGCATGAGGGTCCCCAAGACACCGAGCACACTGCTCTTCTGTGTACACACTGTAGGTTCAATCCATTTGACATTGGACGTGCTGACCAGATGGTAAGACTGCAAGGGTGTTCCAGTTCAGACACCCAAGTACCATCAGCTCCTGGTAAGGCAGCACAGAGCTCCTCTGTGCTGTCCTGCAGTCCCAATGTGGACACAaccttagaatcatagaatcatttcagctggaaaaggccctcaagatcactgagtccagccataacctaattctagcactaaaccatatcccagAGAACCGCatctatatgccttttaaacacctccaggggatggtgactccaccacttccctgggcagcctgttccactgcttcacaaccctttctgtaaagaattttttcctcatatccaatttgaaccttccctggctcaacttgaggccatttcctcttgtcctatcatttgctacttgggagaagagaccaacagcctccatgctacaacctcctttcaggtagttgtagacagcgataaggtctcctcttTGGTCTCTGCTGACACTTCACTGAATCAGCCAAAAAACACGTAggtccttcctttccctctcccatTCAGTTCGCAGATGAGACatactttttctgttttgctatgTTTCATGAGTCTACCTGCTTCAAAAGTGCATCCCTTGCCTGAGGATATAGTTTATCACATCACCATCAAAAGCCATGGAGAAAGCCTGAGACTGTGAGCACAATATATATATCCTGAGGTGGTAGCTCCTCTTAGCAAGGAGTAATTCTCCACCTCTTTGTACAGCGCTCAGCATAGCAGGGCTTCATTCTGGAGTGCTAACATAATGCATGCATGGatcaagagaaggaaacagcCATTCCACAACCCCAGCCACGGCTGGGCTAGGAGGGTCCAGCAGAGCACGGAAGGAAGAGGACATGATAGTACAAGGTTAGGGCAGAGTCACATCCTGGATAGCAGCCCAGAGGTCTACGGCCATCGCTGGAGTGTACAAGCACATACTTAGCACTGAAGAGTTTGTTTAACTAGCTGCCTGAGGGGAATATTTCTCTCCATCTGTTCCTTTAGCAGGGCTGGGTACCACACTCTGCCTTTTGGGTGTATCTGCCTGCCTTGTTGACCCTCTGCTCCCTGGGACTGATGGTCTCTCTCCATGTGTCCCAAGGGAAACACGCTCCCGCTTACTTCCAAAATTGTGAATGATGTGCTGGAGGCAGAGATCAGTGAGGTGGGGGACAGTGGCGAGGGACCACTCGGGATCCTCAATGACGCGGTGTTCAGCAGCGAGGCTGGCTGGGGATGGATACAGCAAGGAGATGGCTCTGCCCCCGTCACCAGGTGCTGGCTGCTGCATCCTGCTCAGGATGCACTTCTCCTTGAGGAGAAGCAAGAGGAAAATCTCTTCAGAGTCACCACCACATTTTCCAGCTGGGCTGCCTGCAAAAGAAAAGGGTAAGTTTAGAAAGAGGCCAGCGATAACAGTGGTCCACTCACACTGCTTTCACGTAATGCACTTGGCCCCTGCCCTTTGCCCACATCCTCTGCTTGGACTGGAAGCACTGCAGCAAAATAACAATTATTCAGCCTTATCTTTATACACATCCCTGTACAAAGAGGTCTCTAGGTACCACATGTAATAAGCAGATAATAATGTGGTGTTAATTGAGAGTGCTGCTGAAGAGGATGGGCAGGAATTGATTGTTTGCTGTATTTTCCAATAAAAGAAATAGGCAAagccagcaggagctgggtttaaagcaaaggaaaacgATGGTTCTTTGCACTGTCTGCAGTTGAGCTGGGGAATTCTTTGCCATGGGATGTTGTGAGAGCCTGTGCA is a window of Columba livia isolate bColLiv1 breed racing homer chromosome 3, bColLiv1.pat.W.v2, whole genome shotgun sequence DNA encoding:
- the TCTE1 gene encoding dynein regulatory complex subunit 5 isoform X1; amino-acid sequence: MPGKEQKNYASSPAGKCGGDSEEIFLLLLLKEKCILSRMQQPAPGDGGRAISLLYPSPASLAAEHRVIEDPEWSLATVPHLTDLCLQHIIHNFGKNPVLNHLLPEHQRKVLDRLSTDVPLAVTANLIRDEDYWKRCCTERWQVCDISNYGGSWKRMFMERHLENVVKRFIPNSTDPNQVLELIPLCKDYVRKLEVDQFLPPLQVDQKEEMDDDDTGSDFGDDEVSMHHYDIGVLITALPHLEELHLTYGMKDCGMNFEWNLFDFTHQDCCNLAVALKKCHNLKVFKLTRSKVDDNQTRLLVRNLLDHPCLVELNLSHNLIRDKGAQAVGKLINCSRLETLDLCNNQIHHEGAQALAQALAENSTLTSLNLRLNCLEDKGGEAIGHALLTNTTLKSIHLGSNNLSEPTATVFSQVLAQNTTLTNINFSCNHLGLDGGKQLLDGLANNKTLTEFDLRLAEVGQETEYLIHQIVWANREVARLGSLQNAPAKPL
- the TCTE1 gene encoding dynein regulatory complex subunit 5 isoform X2 translates to MQQPAPGDGGRAISLLYPSPASLAAEHRVIEDPEWSLATVPHLTDLCLQHIIHNFGKNPVLNHLLPEHQRKVLDRLSTDVPLAVTANLIRDEDYWKRCCTERWQVCDISNYGGSWKRMFMERHLENVVKRFIPNSTDPNQVLELIPLCKDYVRKLEVDQFLPPLQVDQKEEMDDDDTGSDFGDDEVSMHHYDIGVLITALPHLEELHLTYGMKDCGMNFEWNLFDFTHQDCCNLAVALKKCHNLKVFKLTRSKVDDNQTRLLVRNLLDHPCLVELNLSHNLIRDKGAQAVGKLINCSRLETLDLCNNQIHHEGAQALAQALAENSTLTSLNLRLNCLEDKGGEAIGHALLTNTTLKSIHLGSNNLSEPTATVFSQVLAQNTTLTNINFSCNHLGLDGGKQLLDGLANNKTLTEFDLRLAEVGQETEYLIHQIVWANREVARLGSLQNAPAKPL